The genomic interval TAAttctttataataaattatgattttaataggggtggcacagtggagcagcaggtagtgttgcagtcacacagctccagggactggaggttgtgggttcgattccggctccgggtgactgtctgtgaggagtgtggtgtgttctccctgtgtctgcgtgggtttcctccaggtgctccggtttcctcccacggtccaaaaatacacgttggtaggtggattggcaactcaaaagtgtctgtaggtgtgaatgtgtgtgttgtcctgtgaaggactggcgtcccctccagggttttTTACAAAGAACCACTGCCCCTGGTTGGTCAAAATTGTGTAACGTGTTAAGTGTTAGccaatttttgttttcatgTTACCCTTCTACATCTCTGTAgtagaaaaaaaagagcaaagttttttttttgatggcTAAAATTATATAGATGATGctagaaatatattttcaacTGTTTTTGGTGTGTTATACATGCAGAACCAATAACTAGTGTGGAACCTGGACTCAGGAATGCACTTTGACATTGTTTTTTCATCTTATACTTCAAGGCTTCCATGGAAGGTATAATATATTCATTACATAATTTCTGCCTCATTAGCTTGTGCTTCACTTTATTTTGAATTATTAGAATTCCATTCATGTCTTTAATATATTTCTACTGATATTTATCATAAAACTCCATAGGAAACTTAGTAAATAATTACCTTGGCTATATCTTTGGTGAGCCGAGGCCATGCCacattttctttcactttccTTATCAAAAAATTAATGGTACGATCGCCTACCTTTTCTCTGCAGTCcttaaacacagaaacaaagaaaatgttcaTGCAGGCACATAGCATTATGCTGTATTACCAACACTGGATAATAGCTTAGTAACATTTATTCTGGTAAACACATTATACTGCACATTTTACTTTTAGGACATCTACTTTTCCTGTTTCAAATCCCCCTATTTATGAttcattttttctgtttctgattacTTTTGGTGTTACTCTCACTCTAGAGATATGTTACTTTATATCATGACcctaaaaaaatacataaagcaCTTAACTTCCCGTGCTGATCGATACACTAAAAACCTATTGCTGAAAAATTCATTACATAATGTACATATGTCTCTTTAGAATAGGTTGGCCAATACTGGCTAAGCCCCCTGAGGTCTATAAGGTCATCATGCATAAagtaagcaaaggctagagttGTTAAAGGTGTAGAAAGCCCCCAGCACTCGAttgtggagcaatggaactcCCTGGAGTGATGGCACTCATTTAGTACCTTTGGGAAAATTTGGAGCCCTACACAAATAAATGCAACTCTACTTGATTTTTTCAGCCTTTATAATTTAATTGGATGTAATTCTAATGTAtgcaaaatacataaatacacttgattaaaggaaaactaggtaagatttggtatgtttgctcctgggctccaccTACATTTGCAGggtttaattcacttttatagcacttttctgaaatcaaggggaaggTGTAGGTTGggtggggtggtttcctaccctcctccaaaagttatataGTGCAAAGCCCAGGCTAGCATATAAAAAACCTCTTTTCTccttacaggtcagtggaacgtcacacattttttaattttgcaatTGCAAGATAAAAATACCATCTAGTGTCCCAATAATACCTAATTTCACTATTACTCTTGTAGATGCAATGAAACCCTAACAGCAATATTCCAGCAAATGTCCCTGTCAGTACCCTTGAATTGGCAAGGAATATTCCATAAGCAGGTGGCTTTAAACTTTTAGACATAGGCTCAATTTACCAGCTCTGCAGAATGCTGCAAAATGACcaaaaagtaaaaattgctTAATTGTTGTCCTAAGTGTACTGTAGTATTAGTGGTTTATGTGACTTAAACACTATGGGGTGGCTTGCCAGACAGGGAGTAAGCATATTCCTAGACTATGTCCTTTTTTCAATGGAAAAATCACAGTGCCAAATGCTGTGTAGTTCAAGACTAggattaatccctgtctgggaaaccattCCTAAAGCTTTTAACATAGTCTTTGGGTTATTACTATGATGAAACTGACAATAGTGCTTCAGCGAAGGCAGCAAAGGATACAACTTACATTTCTGTATACTCGATCATAAAATTCAATCTCATTGTAGATGTTGTTATCATCTGCATCTTTACAGCTGAAATACAAAACATGATTTGGTGTTAGGGAAACCAATTCCACACACAATAAGGATTTGAGCTAATTGATACTTTGCGGTATCAATAACAATCCTTGGACATGGCTCCTAATGCTTTATTCTGTAACCACATGTGTAACAAATTTAAAACTGTAAGTCTCTGTAAATCAACGAATCTGGAACAAGTCAAAGatttagatttaaatattttccaCATAACCATAGTTTCTCACCTTAAAATCATTTTGGTGTCTTGAAAGTCCACCTGAACATCTTTTGGATTCTGAATGAGGGCGTTTATAGTAACATACTTCTTGCGGTCAAACCACACTGTTCTGGCTGGTTGACTGGGGAAAAttgaaagaaaaattaaaattatgtGAAAACCATTAGTTGCAACACTGTTAAACTCTACTTAAAAACAGGCCATTTGTTCATATTCAGCTTCACACAAACTCGGGTCCAAGAAGGATTCACTCCCTCATGAGGAGGAAAACAAAAGAGACCAGTTGGACACACCACTGTCTCTGGAGCTTTTTGGAAAGAAGATTAAAGTAGTACAAACTTCAGTTCCTATGCTGGGAGATGTGGAATGTTCGAGAAACTTCCCTGCGCGTCTACAGTCACTCAGAACTATTCTGCTACACTTCTTCTCAAATATgctttttatgtgttttttttttttattattttatttatttatttattttgggggAGTTTATGTGATACATTAATTTTACAGCAGTGCATTAACTAAGCACGAGGATGGATTTAAGATACTATGCACACACTCTGGATGTTGCTAAAAATCTtatgctaaaagcacatggaaAAACACATTATTAGCATGCAATGTCTttgctttaaaagaaaaaacagagttATACCTACCAGTTATCTGGCCTGACAATCTTTGGCATGCTGATTCTTCAGAGTGAAGGCCTTTGTAGGAAATTTTGTTTTGGTGTCTTTAATATGTGATTAAGTCCAGCTCTCAGAGTGTTGGTGGCCACTGGAGAGGGAGCTTGGTGTGTTAGCTTGTGTGGGGTAGTGGGGCTATTTTTAACATGGATGGTATCAGCTGTTCCTCACCCCTCCTCCTCTGCACTCCCATTTAAAGGCTAGCAAGGAACACTCTAGCAAAATGAAGTACTTACATTCTGGCACCTAGAAACCTTATTTGCTCTTATGGGTTGGAATGGAGAATCTACCAGAAGCTACTCAACAtggggaatatatatatatattcctcaTTTTATGGTATTACTTATATCTTTACCTAAATATTATTACCTAAAAGGCATAAGTGGGGTCAGACACTGATATTCAATGATTCAATCTGAATCACAAATAACACTCCAACTCGTTCAATAATGGAGCTACATTAGTCAAAATTCCAGTTTTTACTCAAGAGGTTAGCTCTGTGGAAAGCCACATTTAATCTTTTGCCCTGTTTTAGTTTATATGGCATTTACATGACCATAACATTTATAAGAATATCTGCCATAAACCTATGGGAGAATAAATGTTTCTTCTACAGATACCTTATGTAATGTATGTCACAGTTTACTATTTATACTCTAATAATACTGGATAATATAAGCTACGGGATGACACAATGGCTCTACAAATAGTGTTGGTGTTCTAGCTCCAGAATTCTGTTGTTCTGGGTTTGGTTCTCagctcaggtcactgtctgtgaggagtgtttatCCCCATGTTTGTGTGAGTCTCCCCTGGGTgctttccacagtccaaaagatTGGCTGATCAGcaatgtgaaactgt from Hoplias malabaricus isolate fHopMal1 chromosome 3, fHopMal1.hap1, whole genome shotgun sequence carries:
- the ptges3l gene encoding putative protein PTGES3L — its product is MPKIVRPDNCQPARTVWFDRKKYVTINALIQNPKDVQVDFQDTKMILSCKDADDNNIYNEIEFYDRVYRNDCREKVGDRTINFLIRKVKENVAWPRLTKDIAKPAWLSVDFDNWRDWEHEEEEGMAEYEKYMDMLTDIKNKGEPPSMDDLDDLSD